The Anopheles coluzzii chromosome 2, AcolN3, whole genome shotgun sequence genome window below encodes:
- the LOC120951002 gene encoding zinc finger protein 605 produces the protein MQSELHTSSYSTTKTTNTTPVRHQDGYSLQLPGRIKIERLPHAEIQLSYAKMIANYQIKRENDSTELLPQTIADGTVSESYLLAASNVHSTESAGESSFVSEIEIGATTIASQFEENVQIKREYSSNDEGSLEQQLITDDHTTEHFTRTTDAENQSLPFGCEYCDASFVNLRQLNNHRRNHQLDMCPVCKKTIVARYLKEHVALNHPKSDALPQKRIYKCDQCEKLFYCKTLLIDHQRNHQTKECPYCKQMVKLRVLNMHIARKHSAIVSQAEHCSFPCDQCDRAFGTKALLVDHQRDHLSKNCPECGVKVLARCLKKHMARKHPPGGLGVKANRSYQCEQCDKTYSNKRTLIVHQAKHQTEDEGKIV, from the exons ATGCAATCTGAGCTACACACGAGCAGTTATTCCACAACCAAAACGACAAACACAACACCGGTACGACACCAAGATGGATATTCGTTGCAGCTTCCAGGCCGAATCAAGATAGAACGCTTACCACACGCCGAAATCCAACTCAGCTATGCAAAAATGATCGCCAACTATCAAATTAAAAGGGAAAATGATTCAACTGAACTATTGCCGCAAACGATTGCCGATGGAACAGTGAGCGAAAGTTACTTGCTGGCGGCAAGCAATGTGCATTCAACGGAAAGTGCCGGAGAATCCTCGTTTGTGAGTGAGATTGAAATCGGTGCCACAACGATTGCGTCTCAGTTTGAGGAAAATGTACAAATCAAAAGGGAATACAGCTCCAACGACGAAGGTTCGTTGGAGCAGCAGCTAATAACGGACG ATCATACCACAGAACACTTTACAAGGACAACGGATGCAGAAAACCAGTCGCTTCCATTTGGATGTGAATATTGTGACGCTTCGTTCGTGAACCTTCGCCAGCTGAACAACCACCGGCGTAACCACCAGCTGGACATGTGTCCCGTATGCAAGAAAACCATCGTTGCCCGGTACCTCAAGGAGCATGTAGCGCTAAACCATCCCAAATCCGACGCATTGCCTCAGAAGCGCATCTACAAGTGTGATCAGTGCGAGAAGCTGTTCTACTGCAAAACGCTGCTGATCGATCATCAGCGCAATCATCAAACGAAAGAGTGTCCTTACTGTAAGCAGATGGTAAAGCTGCGCGTACTCAACATGCACATCGCTCGGAAACATTCGGCGATCGTGTCGCAGGCCGAACATTGCTCCTTTCCCTGTGATCAGTGTGATCGAGCGTTCGGCACAAAGGCGCTGCTCGTAGACCATCAGCGCGATCATCTGTCGAAGAACTGTCCGGAGTGTGGGGTGAAGGTGTTGGCGCGCTGTCTAAAGAAGCACATGGCCCGGAAGCATCCGCCCGGTGGGTTAGGTGTTAAGGCAAACCGGAGCTACCAGTGTGAGCAGTGTGATAAAACTTATTCCAACAAACGAACGCTCATCGTTCATCAGGCAAAGCATCAAACGGAGGATGAGGGAAAAATTGTGTGA
- the LOC120951001 gene encoding mitochondrial potassium channel ATP-binding subunit yields MLKLLLSPHRQCCWQGLTRSSPYSTEGRNVLLHKTVQSFGLGRSGFLQPIRNTIQRTVVRPSHTVTKTSSQGSRLIRVLLGGTVVSITLGYQYRKSFVHCEASVNRLAGQRHLVDDGAVRFDWWKFWHYLRRHLGKLIGAVMAALAVAYFNIQIPNLLGVIVNKLARYAGSSLKDINTASFFRDMRGPALQLFGMYLAQSGFTFLYILLLSQIGEQMAASIRQDLFKQIIIQDLEFFDHNRTGELVNRLTADVQDFKSSFKQCISQGLRSFAQLVGGGISLFWISPQLASIALVSVPVAVAMFSLLGRSLRHLSKKAQAQSERATSVSEEALSNIRTVRASASEYSEIELFRVETDKSAVLSQQLGAGIAVFQALSNLCLNGMVLTTLLLGGHFMSANSISAGDLMAFLVAAQGVQRSLAQGSILLGSVIRGMTAGARVFEFLSLEPRVDLKHGLIIPDSNLRGEIRFEEVQFIYPTRPNQRVLKDFNLVLRPGQTVALVGASGSGKSTVAALLERFYEPTAGRITIDGYELGHLAPSWLRGELIGFIEQQPVLFGTTIYENIRYGRPNATREEVMEAAKMSQSHEFVSRLPDGYETMVGERGIQLSGGQRQRIAIARALLKQPTILILDEATSALDAASEAVVQRALDAAVLDRTTLVIAHRLSTIRNADVIVVLDQGQIVEVGTHDSLLKAQGYYYELVKQQERQQRQEHDARSYG; encoded by the exons ATGCTGAAGTTGCTACTCTCCCCGCACCGACAATGTTGCTGGCAGGGACTGACTCG GTCTTCTCCATACAGCACGGAGGGAAGGAATGTGCTGCTCCACAAGACGGTTCAATCGTTCGGACTGGGGAGGAGTGGGTTCCTGCAACCGATCCGTAACACCATCCAGCGAACGGTGGTCCGGCCCTCGCACACGGTTACGAAAACCAGTTCACAGGGATCGCGACTGATAAGGGTGCTGCTGGGTGGAACGGTCGTAAGCATCACGCTGGGCTATCAGTACCGGAAGTCGTTCGTGCACTGTGAGGCGTCCGTAAACCGGCTGGCCGGCCAGCGGCACCTAGTGGACGATGGGGCGGTGCGGTTCGATTGGTGGAAGTTTTGGCATTACCTGAGGCGGCATTTGGGCAAGCTGATTGGTGCCGTTATG GCTGCTCTTGCCGTGGCATATTTCAACATTCAAATACCGAATCTGCTCGGAGTGATCGTTAACAAGCTGGCCCGGTATGCAGGCAGCAGCCTTAAAGA CATCAATACCGCAAGCTTCTTTCGGGACATGCGGGGCCCTGCGCTGCAGCTGTTCGGCATGTATCTGGCCCAGTCCGGCTTTACCTTCCTGTACATTCTGCTGCTCAGCCAGATCGGCGAGCAGATGGCGGCCAGCATCAGGCAGGACCTGTTCAAGCAGATCATCATCCAAGATCTGGAGTTTTTCGATCACAATCGTACCGGCGAGCTGGTCAACCGGCTGACCGCGGACGTGCAAGATTTCAAGTCCAGCTTCAAGCAGTGCATCTCGCAGGGTTTGCGCAGCTTCGCCCAGCTCGTCGGCGGTGGCATTTCCCTGTTCTGGATCTCGCCTCAGCTGGCCAGCATTGCGCTCGTGTCGGTCCCGGTAGCGGTGGCCATGTTTTCCCTGCTCGGGCGCTCGCTGCGCCACCTAAGCAAGAAGGCACAGGCCCAATCCGAGCGAGCCACATCGGTGAGTGAGGAGGCACTGTCGAACATTCGCACCGTACGGGCTAGTGCCAGCGAGTACAGCGAGATCGAGCTGTTCCGGGTGGAGACGGACAAATCGGCCGTCCTGTCGCAGCAGCTCGGTGCCGGCATTGCCGTCTTTCAAGCGCTCAGCAATCTGTGCCTTAACGGGATGGTGCTGACGACGCTCCTGCTCGGCGGCCACTTCATGTCGGCGAACTCCATCAGCGCGGGCGATCTGATGGCATTCCTGGTGGCGGCCCAGGGCGTTCAGCGATCGCTCGCCCAGGGCTCCATCCTGCTCGGCTCGGTCATCCGCGGCATGACGGCGGGGGCGCGTGTGTTCGAGTTCCTGAGCCTGGAGCCGCGGGTCGACCTTAAGCATGGCCTGATCATCCCGGACAGCAATCTGCGGGGCGAGATACGCTTCGAGGAAGTTCAGTTTATATATCCCACTCGGCCCAATCAGCGCGTGCTGAAGGATTTCAATCTCGTGCTTCGACCGGGCCAAACGGTGGCACTGGTGGGCGCGAGCGGGAGTGGCAAGTCGACCGTGGCGGCGCTGCTGGAACGATTCTACGAACCGACGGCCGGTCGCATCACGATCGATGGGTACGAGCTGGGTCATTTGGCGCCGAGCTGGCTGCGGGGGGAACTGATCGGCTTCATCGAGCAGCAGCCGGTCCTGTTTGGCACCACCATCTACGAAAACATTCGCTACGGCCGTCCGAATGCGACGCGGGAGGAGGTGATGGAAGCGGCCAAAATGTCACAATCGCACGAGTTCGTCAGCCGGTTGCCCGATGGGTACGAGACGATGGTGGGCGAACGAGGCATACAGCTTAGCGGGGGCCAGCGCCAGCGGATCGCGATTGCCCGGGCACTGCTGAAGCAGCCGACGATACTCATCCTGGACGAAGCGACCAGTGCGCTCGATGCGGCCAGCGAAGCGGTGGTCCAGCGTGCGCTCGATGCGGCCGTACTCGACCGGACCACGCTCGTCATTGCGCACCGCCTGTCGACGATTCGGAATGCGGACGTGATAGTGGTGCTGGATCAGGGACAGATCGTGGAGGTGGGCACGCATGACAGCTTGCTGAAGGCGCAGGGATACTATTACGAGCTGGTGAAGCAGCAGGAGCGCCAACAGCGGCAGGAGCACGATGCACGATCGTACGGTTAG